Within the Stenotrophomonas maltophilia genome, the region GAGCGTTGCGGTGACGTAACGCCTAGAGGAATGACTGTCCACGACAGAACCCGGCTTATCGGCCGGCTCCGCCTCCATTCACTTTTGTAGCGCCAGGCCATGCCCGGCGGCATCCTGCCCGCCGCTCAGAAGTCGATGCGGCTTCCGGCAACAAGTACGCCCTGCGGCCCGAAGCGGCGTTCATGGATCTGCCCGTGGCCATCACCATCGATCAGCAGCACGGTGCTGGCACGGGTGCCGTAGTCGTCGCCGCGGATGAAGGCCGGGCTCAACCAGCGCTCGCGTTCCAGTCCGATGCCGGTGTCCGGCAGGTCACTGTCGGCAGGCCGGTGTTCGTCGGCCAGCGCGGTCCATAGCGGGGTCAGGTCCGGGGTCAGATCCCTTTCGCTTTGCGAAGGAGATCTGACCCCGTCTTCTTCCAGCCAGGCCGTCAGCGCGGCCATCAGCCGCTGTGTCTTCGGCCAGGGGGCATCCAGTGCACCGTTGGACATGCCATGCACGCCCGGCCCCAGGCGCTGCCGTTCGGCAGGGTGGTTGCCCAGATACTCCAGGCTGTCGCTATCGGCCAGCAGCAGGTTGAACGGGGCGTAGGCGCCGGCCACGGCCGCCAAGCGGTCGATATGCACTGCGGCCGGGTCGCGGCCACGCAGGAAGTCGGCCACCAGCGCGCCACGCGAGGGACCGGTCTGGGCGGCCAGCGGATCGCGCACATTGGTGACCACCGCCATCCGGCCGCCGGCACCGACGCCGGCCCAGCCTCCTCCGGAGCGGAGGTCGCGCCCGCCGATGACGGAGGTCTCATCCTGCCAGCGGGCCAGCGCCGCAGTGGGGCGGGCGTGGAACTCATCACGGTTGCCGGTCATCACCAGCCGCCAGCGCGGATGGTGCATCCAGCCAAGAGCAAGCAGGCACATGACGTCATTGTGCCCGGTTTGCGCAGTCTGGCGCCGCTTTCAGCCAGTTCCCGATGAATGCGGGGGCGATGTTTCACGCCCCCTGCACAGGCCTGAACTTCCGTTCAATCTCAAAAATTGAGACGGATCAGCAACTTGTGGATAAGCCTT harbors:
- a CDS encoding NRDE family protein, translated to MCLLALGWMHHPRWRLVMTGNRDEFHARPTAALARWQDETSVIGGRDLRSGGGWAGVGAGGRMAVVTNVRDPLAAQTGPSRGALVADFLRGRDPAAVHIDRLAAVAGAYAPFNLLLADSDSLEYLGNHPAERQRLGPGVHGMSNGALDAPWPKTQRLMAALTAWLEEDGVRSPSQSERDLTPDLTPLWTALADEHRPADSDLPDTGIGLERERWLSPAFIRGDDYGTRASTVLLIDGDGHGQIHERRFGPQGVLVAGSRIDF